In Numidum massiliense, a single genomic region encodes these proteins:
- a CDS encoding pre-toxin TG domain-containing protein, producing the protein MAGTDGLTVEDVINAAGEITGVNDFYRAFEGKDPRTGEKLSEAEWWESVGMSLLAVIPPAKWLKLAKLGKAGRGAAGSVKLLKTAKGLKKVKKNLSRISKMGDHLKKKGTMPKRKVNESIKKYAKRLSSVLKQAWQNRPTSPDSPSRQDGQRLRIIESGDTWLRDNGRIPKIGNKESLKKLKDVLKNGR; encoded by the coding sequence GTGGCAGGAACCGACGGACTAACTGTCGAAGACGTCATTAACGCGGCAGGGGAAATAACTGGGGTCAACGATTTTTATCGCGCATTTGAAGGTAAGGACCCGCGTACAGGCGAAAAATTGTCCGAAGCTGAGTGGTGGGAATCCGTCGGCATGTCGCTTTTAGCGGTAATACCCCCAGCGAAATGGTTAAAGCTTGCCAAATTGGGCAAGGCGGGCCGCGGTGCTGCTGGTAGCGTTAAGCTTCTAAAAACAGCTAAAGGACTTAAAAAGGTAAAGAAAAATTTATCCCGAATTTCTAAGATGGGCGATCACCTAAAGAAGAAAGGTACGATGCCGAAGCGCAAGGTGAATGAGTCCATAAAGAAATACGCGAAACGCTTATCTTCCGTTCTTAAGCAGGCGTGGCAGAATCGACCGACCTCGCCGGATAGCCCGAGTAGGCAAGATGGGCAGCGGTTGAGGATTATTGAGAGCGGGGATACTTGGTTAAGGGATAATGGAAGAATTCCCAAGATTGGTAATAAAGAATCCTTAAAGAAATTAAAAGATGTATTAAAAAATGGAAGATAA